Genomic window (Daucus carota subsp. sativus chromosome 5, DH1 v3.0, whole genome shotgun sequence):
ATACATTAATCGGTTAATCGCCATTTTCTAGAAAATTGTATGCATctataaatgatatttaattattacgatttaataaaattatatatatatatatatatatatatatatatatatacatacacacacatacatacacacatacacacacacacacacacacacacatatatatatatatatatatatatatatgttagaataattataaatatatagtaaagttctatggagtacacaaaatattggagtattggagtacaaagttggataaaatgtaatctattcatctaaatttcaattttttttgttcaataatattcgtaaacatttaataacctgcacattatgttctacaacataaacattgtaatcaaaaggtagaataatggcttttataaattacaggaCTCTATGtttgttctgcaatataactaataagcagaacaataatgttaatacttgttaaagtcgaaaaatattaacaattgaTAGACagttatgtgcaagacaacttataaatgatagattttatataaatttgcataatcaaatatattatttatgttaaaactaaaaaattaagacttGTACTCGAATACTCTAAtgttttgtgtactccatagaatttaactctataaatataatatataaatatattacaaagaCTCTGATTCGGTAGAAATCTCATTTCttacatcaattttttaataattttaggtgagtggtaatttaatcatataataaaattttaaatggtgtatgtttttcatatttatattttaataaatatcatgatAGTGAGGACATGTGTGTGcatacacacgcacacacacaaaaaaaaaaaaaaaccaatcaATCATCGATTTAACTGAATTTTGCCAAATTCGGTTAAAAAACCGTCTGATTATCGACTAATCGgccaatttttaaaatatttcattattatgatttaataaaatcatatatatatatatatatatatatgaatgattataaatataataaataattatatgacaAAGACTCTGATTCGGCGAgaatctcattttttatatcaatttttcaataattttagaaggctgataatttaattatataataaaattttaaataatgtatatattttgtatttatattttttaataaatatgataatagtGAGGATAGATATGTACACATATACATCaacataatatgacttaaaatataaatgaatattaaatttaaattatttttataatataaattatctcAATTTGATAAAGATGAACAAAGAGATCCAagatattgtcaaaaaaaaatccaaaatatattagaaaaataatttaaagcaacCGTGCTCTGCAAcgggttaagaagctagttGATAAGAACTCACCAAGTGGTCAGGATAAAGTGATGTTTAGAATCGACTAACAAAGTTATGTTAATCGTTTAAATTTAGTTGCTCAAATACTAATACCCAGAAACTCTCAATTGGCTGCGAGCGAGACCATATTTCGGTGATGGTTTAGTAGTTAATGAAGATGACTTCTACCGCATTTTTAAAACTGGAAATATGAGTAGTGTTCCAATTGGCATCATTTTTCGTGGTACCACTCTATACTGGTCAAAAAGACTGTTGGTTAGGTAACTTACTCCTTTGTCTCGATGCTTGGTACTATCATCAATAACAGAGACatgattgaattttattttatttttgtaatttctcTCCCAGAAAGCAGAAACTATTTTCAAAGGAAGATATATTCGaattttattattgtatttatatGAATCAAACAAAATTTAGTGCATTGAAGAAAAAATCTTCTACTATTTGatacatatatattctttaaattttgataaaattttatattaaatctaTCCAAATACGATGAAAAAGGGTATTATTCTTTTCTAGAactcttttttttcaaaagaaaacCAATTTTTATTGCAGCAATCACACAGATCCTTGTGGGAAAAGAAGGCTCAGTATTAAATACTAATTTATGATTGAATATATAAACTTCATGAATTTCGGATACATTAATAAAAAGCTTTTATATTATGAGATATTCCCTCCGGCTATTcatttgacttttgactagtcaatttgattaaaatttatagatattttataattaaaaaaaattatcatcaaaCTATGAAtcaagtctattttaatatgtaattttttattttctaaaacaataaataaaatttttttaaaagttgataaaaattaatcaatttgttttttgaaaaatcaaaaaagacttataaattagacggagggagtacatgagATGCATTATGAGTTGATAAGACACAATCAAGGTGGAGGTGGTAATGATCAACTGACGAGTGATCATCGGTGCCTTGTCGAAATATTGATTCGCacagtatatattatactaCTTGTACTTGGATAACGGATATTGTACTATTCTAATGAATGAATCTCGAGAAAAAATTTGGTAACGGCACAAAAATTATTCAACTTGAGTGAACATGCTTCCGAAGCATCTTTTACCCTTGATTTTCTCGATGTTCTCTTCGTACCACAACCTTTAATACTGGTAGCAGTTACTCTTCTACATTTTGTTAATGTTTTTAATCAGTCTTGTAATAGTAGTGTGGTTATTATCAACAACAAAGTTCTTGAACGTTTTTGACCcaaatctatttatttatcgaAAACAAAGTTTAAAAGAAATGAGAGATGATATATAGGCATGTTCGATCGACTTTATGTGATGGAAATAAATACTTCTTTtggaacaaaatataatatagatctttctttttttttgaaaccaaaatataatatagatcTTTCTTATTTTCATAAGTGAGTcacttattttaataaaatgaaaaaaacataTGAATGTACCTTTtcgaaaataaatgattttttttctaaaaagagTAAGATTAAATGAAATGAGGCCGTAACCTACGGTGAGAGTGGAGAAAACAACGATGTCTAGATGTCTCTTTCAACTggtttgataaattatataacttggGTGACAAATTTTATAGGCTCAATTAAAAACTACTCCTGCTTGGTTAAAATTAAAGTATACGCACGTTAAATTCCTGGTCAGTCTTTCGCTCTTATTTCTTAACTCTTTTTTCAACTGcttaatatgtattttaaaatttatataaaatacagaTTTGTCACTCTTTTTTAAAACATTACTTGTtctgtattaaaatttaaacattacatttttattcaaaaaaaaatttaaaataatttatcaaattatattttatgacaaTATTAAAATGCTCGCCGAGTCTAAGTCCTTCATGTTAGTAAGAATTAAGTAAACGGAGAGAGCATTAAATTTGTATCCATAAAATGCATGGGACGGCGAGAGTAACAAAGTGGTAGTATTGAGATTTGAGAACAGCGGTTGAGGTTGACTCCGGTAGTCTCAAATTTAATATAGACTATtaaattttagtaatttaataCTACATTAGTAGTCATTCTcatctttaaaaatattttcatatttatttcttatataatattttatcaataaaagtATCATTATCACAAAAAATACAGAGAGAGTATttgtttgtaatatatattatgaaataagAATTAAGAGAGAAAAAATGTTAGCTAACTATAATAAGAAGAAGATCTTACTCGTTTAGAAATCCACTGGAATATTGTTGGGATGGTTTTCTCCACGCATTCTTTACATTTTGGTTTATGACTCCAAAAAACTAAAGGTTTTTTGGGactgctgttaaaaattgctgtgcggTGAGAAAAAGTACTGGCAAAAAAGTGCTGTTGTGAAAATCAGAtaattgtttggtaatttttttaatatttacttattttgaattataatataaaaataataatttttttgttgagttttgatagtgaaattcTAACAGTTTCctgcaaaagttgcaaaagctgaaaacaactttttcCAAAAGTATGGAAGGATCTGCTTTTTGCAAAAGCAGTTTTTtagctaaaagctgctgttttgaaaagctgcttttagatttaccaaacaatttttcacctgcttttcagcaaaaaaactgctgttaccaaacaatttttcacctgcttttcagcaaaaaaactGTTGTTAccgtctgcaacagcaaccccaaacagtacctaaacTATTTGAGTTACTCTTAGAGATGCAATTTCTTAGAGATGCAATTCATGCTTCCTCTAGGATTAGTGAACAAGAAAGTTAGATTAACACCATGCAATAATTGTGAGCATAAAAACCAAACAATGACTGATGTCTAGATGTACTTTTGTACAATCCATGTGGGAGACTGGGAGTGGTTACATTTTTGCAAGAAAGGGTTTGGATGAGAGAATCCTTGGCAGATTTCAGATTTAAAAACAGAGCAAAAGTCAGTTAGATGAGACTAGAGAAAACAGAAAGATTGTGGATCAAGAAAAAGTTAAAAGAGACAGAGATCTTTAACCATTTAAACCCCACCAGACCTCCACTAGTGCAGCATGTGGTTGAATAAGAATAATGAGACTCAAACATTATCTTAATACGTGATCAGAGAAGCACATTACTCTTTTACTAGTTTACTGAAACTTCTGGCATCAATGTTATATCAAAGGAGCTTTACTAGATTCATATAACAAGGTGAACTTTTGTCACAATGTCTCTAAATGTTTATATGAGATCTGCACTAGGCGGACGATACGTTATTAATAAGAAGCAGAAGCAGAAGTAGCTAAGCAGTGTGGGTGTGGCATGCAAAGATCCTCCAAGTCAAGATGTTTGTGACATGAGTATGGGCATGGATCTGTTAGTAGAGTTCCAATCACAGCATGAGGACAAGGATTCTCATCTACATATATGGTAACCAATAAGCtcaaaacaaatatgaaaactaaaaattgttttacTCCATCAAGCATGGCTCTCACTTGGAATGatactaagagcatctctaatgCTAAGGACCTCTTTCTATCTTCAATGACCTCTATTTTATGCCACATCATACAAAAATGGGTTTCGGAAAAAAATGGCCAAAACCTTCCAATTCAATGGGCCAACTGatggtaaaataataaaactacatTGCAAAAGGCAGTGATTCAAGTGAGAACAGTTTTTCTGCCCTTTACAAAAAGTGCTGAATAATTATTTTGcagttattttattatttttaatgttatattattatgtagCAGAACAATAGTCTTATCACTGTTCACATGCTAAAATATGTTCTTCATAGAGCACGATCCAACTATAAAATATGCACCCTCGACCACTTATGTCAGAACTCATCCAATACAAAATGATTTAGAATGTACTACCTCCTTTCcagtcaattctatacagttttcttttaAGGATGtctcatcatttctatacattctcaaaatagcaactttttacaatataaaacactattacacccagtACATTCTTTCACTAtcttcattatataataataaatatactattacacccaccaCTTTCCtcaactatctcaaatctattactattaaaaataaatgagttccaccactttacccccttttcatctaactttactattTTTTACGTTTTTTCTTGGTCTCTGTGTTCAATCTCGACTCGACGGAGGGacttcatctaactttactattTTTTACGTTTTTTCTTGGTCCCTGTGTTCAATCTCGACGGAGGCCGGAGGGAGTAGATGGTCAAGTCATTTTGTGTTGACCAAGGGAGCAAATGGACACCCATTTCGAATGCTCTGATAACTTGTAAACGAATCTTCACTTGTCAGACTAAATGATTTGTATCATTGTGTTCATAGCAATACAATGCCTGATTTGAGTTTTGATGCCAAAATGATTTGTACTACGACAAGTCCCATATTTGCAACAGCCAAGCTGGCAAAACGTACATTTTGGAGGAGTTATTGCAAGACAGGTAGTACTCCTgtattatttgattttcaaatttgACCATTAACACAAGTTGATCGACAAAAGTGGTGCCAAAGACTCAGAAAACTCTTCCATTCATGTACAAATTAGTTTATATACAGATTACAGTAAGGTCAACCAGACCTCAATCATACTCTTCTCAACCTCTGGTCAGCTTATGCTTCACCGGGGCGACGTTAAACTTCTTTTAGTACTtgtaaattatgtaaaatttacacATCATATAAAACCCTACAGGCCTACAGGTCAGTGTCACAAAATTTGCCATCGATTCTTTTTTGAACTGCTTTAACAGCAGTGATTCTTGCAGCAGTTGCAGCTTTGTTTGCGGCTGTAACTGCCTGATTTATGTGATCATCAACTTGGCGCAAGCGGATTGCGCTCTCTGCTGTTTTTCTAGCAGCCTGCAAAGTAAACAGAGAGATGGAAGAGGTCAATACCTTAATGACGAAGCTTTCTTgtcaatttataataatatgtcGAAAAGGACCATCACTGTATTATAACCCAGTTTCCTTATAGCAAACtttaaatggaaaaaaaaaaaaaaaaagaggccaACACGACACACTAATTACCCAAACTTGTTCCAATTGAATGTATGTTGAAGAATTTACCTGAACTGCTCTGAGGGTTGCATCAGTTAATGGAGGTAACGAAGTCTTCAGGGAGCCGGAGTCCCACTCGCCACATCTTGAATCACCATTTGGGAAAGTATACATTCCAAAACCTTGCTTACGTCCTTCATGCCATGATCCTTCATAGCAGTGGCAATTAGCAAAGTGATAGACACCAAATCCATGTATTTTATCTCCAAAATACTCCCCAGCATATCTATCTCCATTTCTTcaaaattaaatgaataaattaataCTTCCATTAAAACAATGCATCTTTTTTAGAAATTAAACTTCAAAACCATCcaaaacataattaatataacaaaaacaGAAGTACAGCAAAAGTTGTATAAAATGATATATCTGTTAACTGTACGGATCTGAAGCTAAAAAAGACATTTAATGAACACAAGATCTGAGGTATGCATAttaattactactccctccgtttcaaaatacatgtccactttagaaaaaaatatttgtttcaaaatacttgtccacttcaactttcaatgtaaatttatatttccaaaatcaactctccttcacatatttcaaatttatatttccaagatcaaccatatACCACATATTAGGTTCAATTAATGATTTGATGTacctcttttttctcaaaatccacttttcttaaactatgtgattttttgaaagtggacatgtaatttgaaacggagggagtattagaacCATAATCCACAAAACAAAAGCTATATTGCAAGTCATGTTGTTGACTGAATGCCGGGCGCTAAACAAGAAGCCAAAACTAGCCACAATTTACAATTGATCAAATACAACAACTTCGATGAGGGACGAGTAACAAACAAATGAATCGACATTAATTCAACTATGAAAACAAGAAAGATTCCACCTTTATTAATATCGATCAGTTTAACTTACACTAATCATCTTTACTCTTATACCTAAGAATCAAATTACCATATCATCCACTAAACTCACAATCTAAATACAAACAGTTAACCAAAACAACTCAAGATTcataataattaagtaaaaagAACTCAAgattcaaattattatattttttttaaaaaaccgaaccaaCAAATTCTCACCTGAAATGGTAACAACCAAGCCCATGTTTCAAACCATACTTAAATTCACCAACATAACAACTCCCATCGGAACAAGTCTGCACTCCAGTTCCATGACTCTGTCCATTAAACCACTCCCCTGCATAACTATCACCTGTATAGAACCTATAAACACCATACCCATGTCTGGATCCATGTCGATACTGTCCTTTGTATCGACTCCCACGAGCCCAACTCTCGATACCATAACCATCATATTTGCCATCAATCCAATCACCCTCATACCTCCCATTGACAAAATAGTTATACACACCACTCCCATTACACTTGCCCTTGTAAAATTCCCCTTCATAAAAATCCCCATTACTATAAAACTCAACCCCTTCCCTCACAACATCCCCCTCATCCTCAAATTCCACCCCAGATTTAAACCCCTTCTCAGAATCACCAATAAACCACTGAACCGGCTTATTATCATCCCtaaaaaaccctaattttctcAAACACTCATGATTCAACTTTCTGAAAATCAGAAACCCTAATTGAATTAACCCCTTGTTTTTACCAGCAATAAAAACAACCACAGCAATAAAAACCAACACCAACAGTAAATTCTCAGACGTGTTTATATCATCTCCTTGGTGATAAACATAAAGCGTGTAAACAGAAAGAAACACCAAAGCAGTCACCGGTCCGAACCGGGTGAAACCGGGTCGGGTCGGGCTAAAACCCGGTTTATGAAACTTCTGGTCTTCAAGGTCGTAATCATCTTCATTGGTGATCTCGTTTATATCGGATAAGCTTTGAATCGAGGATCGGATCGTGGGAGATGAGCGGAGAAGCGACGATTGCGTTCTGGTAAGCTTGGCCGTGCTCTTCTGGGTCTCCATTTCACGGAATCCGATGAAAGATTCGATCTTTTTCAGTTTGAAATCCCCTCCATCGGAGATGTGCGCAGGATAAGCGGAGTGTGTTTAGTGTGGGGGCGCGCACGTTAACAGAAACAAGAGAGGAGTTAGTTTAGTTTTAGTGTAGGGCCgtagcagagagagagagagagagagggagagagatgagagagatgagagagaagtGTGTGTGAGTTATTTATATAGTGGGAGCGAGTTTTGAGAACGATTATCGAGGGAGTTGAATTGAATGAGAGACGTTGGATTAGAATCAGGCGGTAAGAGATTTCATGGAGAAATAGTAGCCGTTGGATGGGGAGACTTACCGGTTTTGACGGAGGGGGTCGTCGTCGTGGGGTTAAATTTCTTTGGTTTCGGGTTGGGCCTTGTTTATTCTTTTTGTTTGCTTCCTGCCACGTCATTACGTTGTTACTCCCACCGGTTCTCGTTACTTTTCCCGTTTCAAATATCGGCACTGTTCATAacacgagacaaattactaatttacatataatctataagataaaatatagtcatgagtaatcttgttggattcgtatttatgattactttaatacggtgaaagttttatatttaatactaatataaaatcaaaaatattaatgatcaaaagtgtgtattgacaaacgtgataaagacaaatgagaaaaatatttagggacggaggcagtacaattttttgtttctattcctaaaataatttttttaaaagaaatttgtAATTGgattatatattgattttatttgcGATTTTGCATTGTACAAGGTTTCACcatatattcataaaaaaagttcaaaaatagTGTTtctacaaattaattaaaaagcaaaagcatttttattaaaattgaaaaaatgagtatatttttagaaaagcCTTAATCTTTTCCCGCTAGATTTTAAATTACATTCATATTACGTTTGTTTTGTGAATATTTTTAGACGTAttccaaaattttcatataatcttaataaattatagtgaaaatgatatattacagcttatttcaaataaaaaaaaaaagaaataataagaTGTCTACTTTGTAGGTTTATAAttaactagcttataacccgtgcaacgCACGGAcggttaatatatttgttattttatcgtatatattttaaatttacataattgtattgtaaaaataaaattatgttagaATAATatggttaaataaatattttatttaacagttggataaattcttcataatGAAGTCCGTcaaattggttatatagataggcccgtacttcggcCTAAGTACCGACCGtccgaccaatataataatgatccctctattttttattatttgacgtttagAGTCTTGGCACACATCTCTAGGTATAAATATGTCAcccatgtccgtattaattgtaaaggattgattttttagttagaaaatttataaaaagataatatattttagttaaaaaagtaattaccatgtttctcaatgttattttagaagattgaattttttagtcagaaatataaaaaagataatatatttcaattaaaaagaataattggttatataggtAAGCCCGTActttggcccaaattaattttaaatttacataattgtattgtaaaaataaaattatgataaaataatgtggttaaaaaaatgttttatttaacagttggataaattcttcataatTAAGTCCAtcaaattagttatatagataggcccgtacttcggcccaagtaccgaccgcccgaccaatataataatgatccctctattttttattatttgacgttttgagTTTTGGCACATatctttaggtataaatatgtcgccaatgtccgtattaattgtaaaagattgatttttagttagaaaatttataaaaagataatatattttagttaaaaaagtaattatcatgtttctcaatgttattttagaaaattgaattttttagtcaaaaatataaaaaagataatatatttcaattaaaaaaataattggttatatagataagcccgtactttggcccaaattaaaaaaaaaattggttcataggcccgtattttgacccaagtaccgaccgaccaaacttttaatgtttcggctttaatagtatagtatagataccAAACATCAAAAacataatttgtaaaattttcttatcatataAGACGATGCTAgcagaaattttttattttccatTACGGAAAATAACAACTTTCTGTACTTTGCGGTTCCATGATGCATATAATGTTCTAGATTCTGTATCTATCCCAGTCCATAATCCTCAAAATACAGCTAATTAGCAGCAAAGCAGTTAAGTGGAGCCTGCTATATATATCTGATTTCAACATTAATTAcataaaatatacaataatattttgtgattaaatataCTTCAGCTAATTAAAAAGGGTATCCATGAAGATCGGCAAGCtcttttcatttaatttatgaaattttcaCAACTGGTGGAATATTAAAACTAGAGCAAATGAAATTGTTTAAACAGGTTACCGATCTCGTGGTCaaattatagtcaatatccGCATCCTAATTTGAAACATTCTAGTGATTTTGTTCGGACAGAGTCAATCAAAAtggaaagaaaatttcaaagaaTTTCAGAATTTTGGTGTCCCCATATCTGAATGATTATTACTTGTTCTTCATTTCCTGTCCCTACCTATATACGCTTTTAAACttgaaattatgaataaaatatataacatatctctACTAACACTTTGTTCGGCTAACGGACGTCATGTTATCTGCATTAGCCCAGTCTAAACTCTAATATGTCAACACTTCGTATACTCTGCTACATACGTTAACTCTTTGCACTCATTTCGATACtcctataaaatgtaattttataatattatcttaaaatttattttttataaataaaaatttaaatatcaaccTTTATTTAAAaggtataattttaaaatatattatgcagCTATACtttaaaagaatcttaaaaAACATGTCaagaatcaatatacttatagggttaattatctagttggtcattgaagtgggcttaatatatcaagttggtcactgaactgaaaacgatatcaaaatggtcactaaagtcaccataaatatcaaac
Coding sequences:
- the LOC108221898 gene encoding uncharacterized protein LOC108221898, whose product is METQKSTAKLTRTQSSLLRSSPTIRSSIQSLSDINEITNEDDYDLEDQKFHKPGFSPTRPGFTRFGPVTALVFLSVYTLYVYHQGDDINTSENLLLVLVFIAVVVFIAGKNKGLIQLGFLIFRKLNHECLRKLGFFRDDNKPVQWFIGDSEKGFKSGVEFEDEGDVVREGVEFYSNGDFYEGEFYKGKCNGSGVYNYFVNGRYEGDWIDGKYDGYGIESWARGSRYKGQYRHGSRHGYGVYRFYTGDSYAGEWFNGQSHGTGVQTCSDGSCYVGEFKYGLKHGLGCYHFRNGDRYAGEYFGDKIHGFGVYHFANCHCYEGSWHEGRKQGFGMYTFPNGDSRCGEWDSGSLKTSLPPLTDATLRAVQAARKTAESAIRLRQVDDHINQAVTAANKAATAARITAVKAVQKRIDGKFCDTDL